The Candidatus Methylomirabilota bacterium genomic interval ACATCGTCGAGGAGTTCCGGCGCGCCGACATTCCCACCTCCGCGGTGCAGGTCGACGGCATCGCCGAGCTGTGGTTCGAGGACCGCGCGAGCATGGAGCGGGCGCTGGCCTCGCCCCAGATGGCCGCCCTGCACGCCGACGGCGCGTTGTTCATCGGGGCCAACAAGACCTTCGTGGTCGAGGAGAAGGTGATCATCGGCTAGCCGGCGTGGAC includes:
- a CDS encoding EthD family reductase, producing the protein MIKRVSLLTRKDDMTREQFTRHWLEIHAPLARPVPGLTRYVQSHIVEEFRRADIPTSAVQVDGIAELWFEDRASMERALASPQMAALHADGALFIGANKTFVVEEKVIIG